A genome region from Rhizobium sp. NXC14 includes the following:
- a CDS encoding YbaK/EbsC family protein produces the protein MSLESVRAFFGTHAPDIEIIETAESSSTVALAAEAHGVEPAQIAKTICLRVGEQMMLVVAGGTARLDNRKFKDTFGAKGRMLDAEEVMAVTSHPVGGVCPFGLPSPLPIYCDISLKRFDEVVPAAGSTNSAVRIATGRLAELTGASWVDVCQ, from the coding sequence ATGAGCCTTGAATCCGTCCGCGCCTTCTTCGGCACCCACGCACCCGACATCGAAATCATCGAAACCGCCGAGAGCTCCTCGACGGTGGCGCTTGCCGCCGAAGCCCATGGCGTTGAGCCCGCCCAAATCGCCAAGACGATATGCCTGCGCGTCGGCGAGCAGATGATGCTGGTCGTTGCCGGCGGTACGGCACGGCTCGATAATCGCAAGTTCAAGGACACTTTCGGGGCCAAGGGGCGCATGCTCGATGCCGAAGAGGTCATGGCGGTCACCAGCCATCCCGTCGGCGGTGTCTGCCCGTTCGGCCTGCCCTCACCGCTGCCTATTTATTGCGATATTTCGCTGAAACGCTTCGATGAAGTGGTGCCGGCGGCCGGCTCGACCAATTCGGCCGTGCGCATCGCCACAGGAAGGCTGGCCGAGCTGACCGGCGCCAGCTGGGTCGACGTCTGCCAATAA
- a CDS encoding Tim44 domain-containing protein, which translates to MPSTVSRFAKMAAIAVLTSATVFATISDADARRAGGFGGFGSRGTRTFSAPPVTRTAPAPAAPIERSMTPRPQTTAPYGTQQPGYAQQRPGFFNGFGRSMIGGLIAGGLLGMLLGHGFGGGFGFLGMLLQIALIGGAIMFAMRYFANRRQPSYGIGGQSRSAGQSFNMAPTNNSSFQIPAIGSGAGYGGQSRRDHPSDEIGLTQSDLDQFEELLTKVQTAYGAEDYSTLRRLTTPEAMSYLAEELGENATNGVRNRVSDVRLLQGDIAEAWRENGQEYATLAMRYSSIDAMVERDSGRVVSGDDRRPSESIEIWTFVRKPGADWKLAAIQGTGQRAA; encoded by the coding sequence ATGCCGAGTACCGTTTCGCGTTTTGCCAAGATGGCGGCCATTGCCGTACTGACGAGCGCTACCGTTTTTGCCACGATCAGCGATGCCGATGCGCGCCGCGCCGGCGGCTTCGGCGGGTTCGGAAGCCGTGGCACCCGTACTTTCAGCGCGCCTCCGGTTACCCGCACGGCGCCTGCCCCGGCTGCCCCCATTGAACGCTCGATGACGCCGCGCCCGCAAACGACCGCCCCCTATGGCACGCAGCAGCCCGGCTACGCCCAGCAGCGCCCGGGTTTCTTCAATGGCTTCGGCCGTTCGATGATCGGCGGCCTGATCGCCGGCGGCCTTCTCGGCATGCTGCTCGGCCATGGTTTCGGCGGCGGTTTCGGCTTCCTCGGCATGCTGCTGCAGATTGCCTTGATCGGCGGCGCCATCATGTTCGCCATGCGCTATTTCGCCAACCGCCGCCAGCCCTCTTACGGCATCGGCGGCCAGAGCCGGTCCGCCGGCCAGTCCTTCAACATGGCGCCCACGAACAATTCGTCGTTCCAGATTCCGGCGATCGGCTCGGGCGCCGGTTACGGCGGGCAGTCGCGCCGCGATCACCCGAGCGACGAGATCGGGCTGACCCAGTCGGATCTCGACCAGTTCGAGGAGTTGCTGACTAAGGTGCAGACCGCTTACGGCGCCGAAGACTACAGCACGTTGCGCCGGCTGACGACGCCCGAGGCCATGTCCTACCTGGCCGAGGAACTGGGAGAAAACGCCACCAACGGCGTGCGCAATCGTGTCTCCGACGTCAGGCTGCTGCAGGGCGATATTGCCGAGGCCTGGCGCGAGAACGGCCAGGAATATGCGACGCTTGCCATGCGTTATTCCTCCATCGATGCCATGGTCGAACGCGACAGCGGTCGTGTCGTTTCCGGCGACGACCGCCGTCCGAGTGAAAGCATCGAAATCTGGACCTTCGTGCGCAAGCCGGGCGCGGATTGGAAGCTCGCTGCGATTCAGGGCACCGGCCAGCGCGCCGCCTAA
- a CDS encoding hydroxyacid dehydrogenase: MTNAERPLAISAPEPRTLDLIFSDKARTELHAKYEIVEADPENIAGLGDEILGRARYIIGQPPLSAETLARMPALRSILNVESNLLNNMPYDLLFERGIHVVTTGQVFAEPVAEIGLGFALALARGIIDADVAFREGSELWGGEGNAGARLIAGSEIGIVGFGDLGKALRRVLSGFRARIRVFDPWLPRSILEENGVEPASLEDVLTKSDFVFVVAAVTSENKGFLGADAFASMRRSAALILLSRADVVDFDALMAAVASGHILAASDVYPEEPLPSDHPVRSLKGFIRSAHRAGALDSAFKKMGDMVLEDMNLMDRGLPPMRCKRAERETVSRMRSKPVAVN, encoded by the coding sequence ATGACGAATGCCGAACGACCGCTGGCGATCAGCGCGCCCGAGCCGCGCACGCTCGACCTGATCTTCAGCGACAAGGCGCGCACCGAACTGCATGCGAAATACGAGATCGTCGAAGCCGATCCGGAGAATATCGCCGGTCTCGGCGACGAAATCCTCGGCCGGGCCCGCTACATCATCGGTCAGCCGCCGCTTTCGGCCGAAACGCTCGCCAGAATGCCGGCTCTGCGCTCGATCCTCAACGTCGAAAGCAATCTTCTGAACAACATGCCCTATGACCTGCTCTTCGAGCGCGGTATCCATGTCGTGACGACAGGCCAGGTCTTTGCCGAGCCGGTCGCCGAAATCGGGCTCGGCTTTGCGCTGGCACTGGCGCGCGGGATCATCGATGCTGACGTCGCCTTTCGCGAAGGCAGCGAGCTTTGGGGCGGGGAGGGCAATGCAGGTGCGCGGCTGATCGCCGGTTCCGAGATCGGCATCGTCGGCTTCGGCGATCTCGGCAAGGCGCTGCGCCGGGTCCTTTCCGGCTTCAGAGCGCGCATCAGGGTGTTCGATCCCTGGCTGCCGCGCTCGATCCTCGAGGAAAACGGCGTCGAACCTGCGAGCCTTGAAGATGTGCTGACGAAGAGCGATTTCGTCTTCGTCGTCGCGGCCGTCACCAGTGAAAACAAGGGTTTTCTTGGCGCTGACGCCTTTGCCAGCATGCGCAGGAGCGCCGCCTTGATCCTGCTCAGCCGCGCCGACGTCGTCGATTTTGATGCGCTGATGGCGGCCGTGGCGTCCGGCCATATCCTTGCGGCGAGCGACGTCTACCCCGAGGAGCCACTGCCGTCTGATCATCCGGTACGCAGCCTGAAAGGCTTCATCCGCTCGGCGCACCGGGCCGGAGCGCTCGACAGCGCCTTCAAGAAGATGGGCGACATGGTACTGGAAGACATGAACCTGATGGATCGCGGTCTGCCGCCGATGCGCTGCAAGCGGGCCGAACGCGAGACCGTCTCCCGCATGCGCTCCAAGCCGGTGGCAGTGAATTAG
- a CDS encoding HupE/UreJ family protein, translating into MKSAFKSSLLALAGIALPAVASAHPAIGEAAGFSHGFAHPISGLDHILAMVMVGIFAFQLGGRAVWLVPTTFVLVMALGGLLGVSGINVPFVETGIALSVVVLGAVVAFNVKAPLAAAAGIIGLFAIFHGHAHGAEMPENAAGGAYAAGFMVATALLHAAGLALGYAVGHAGKRQGVLVTRTAGSIAALAGVGLLSGLI; encoded by the coding sequence ATGAAATCAGCATTCAAGAGCAGCTTGCTGGCTTTGGCCGGCATCGCGCTTCCTGCCGTCGCCTCCGCCCATCCCGCGATCGGCGAAGCGGCGGGTTTCAGCCATGGCTTTGCCCATCCGATATCCGGCCTCGATCATATCCTCGCCATGGTGATGGTCGGCATTTTCGCCTTTCAGCTCGGCGGCCGCGCCGTATGGCTTGTGCCGACGACCTTCGTTCTGGTGATGGCACTCGGCGGTCTCCTTGGCGTCTCCGGTATCAATGTTCCCTTTGTTGAAACCGGTATCGCGCTTTCAGTCGTCGTGCTTGGCGCCGTTGTGGCGTTCAATGTCAAGGCGCCGCTCGCCGCAGCGGCCGGTATCATCGGCCTTTTCGCCATTTTCCATGGTCATGCGCACGGCGCTGAAATGCCGGAAAATGCTGCGGGCGGCGCCTATGCCGCCGGTTTCATGGTCGCCACGGCACTGTTGCACGCCGCTGGCCTCGCGCTTGGCTACGCCGTCGGGCACGCCGGCAAACGTCAAGGCGTGTTGGTGACGCGCACGGCCGGCAGCATTGCTGCCCTCGCCGGCGTCGGCCTCCTGTCCGGCTTGATCTGA
- a CDS encoding GbsR/MarR family transcriptional regulator, translated as MNLPPLVQSFVLHFGEMGSRWGINRTVGQIYALLFVSPAPLCAEEIADSLGISRSNVSMSLRELQAWNLVLLKHKPDDRRDFFTTPDDVWQILRTLAEERKKREVDPTLSVLREILMQRPASEAERYAQERMGEMHTLIEQLTHWYEDVKQLETERLATLLSLGAKVTKLLEAKDRVVSLGRARRPNPANKS; from the coding sequence ATGAATCTTCCGCCTCTTGTCCAGTCCTTTGTTCTCCATTTCGGCGAAATGGGCTCGCGCTGGGGGATCAACCGCACAGTCGGCCAGATCTACGCCCTGCTCTTCGTCTCCCCTGCACCGCTTTGCGCGGAAGAGATCGCCGATTCTCTCGGCATCTCGCGGTCCAACGTGTCGATGAGCCTGCGTGAATTGCAGGCCTGGAACCTCGTCCTGCTCAAGCACAAGCCGGATGACCGCCGCGATTTCTTCACCACGCCGGATGATGTCTGGCAGATATTGCGGACGCTCGCCGAGGAGCGAAAGAAGCGGGAAGTCGATCCGACGCTGTCGGTTCTGCGCGAGATCCTGATGCAGCGCCCTGCCAGCGAAGCCGAGCGCTATGCCCAGGAGCGCATGGGCGAGATGCACACGCTGATCGAACAACTGACCCATTGGTATGAAGATGTGAAACAACTTGAAACGGAAAGGCTCGCAACGTTACTCTCGCTTGGCGCGAAAGTGACAAAGCTTCTGGAGGCCAAGGACCGGGTCGTCTCGCTCGGCCGAGCCCGCCGGCCGAATCCTGCGAACAAGAGTTAG
- the cydD gene encoding thiol reductant ABC exporter subunit CydD, whose product MGTAFFDATNEVEIRPRNCEPLSSHSDAGKGQLRNAAMLQALAAAFWIPQAGLLAVSVDRIADGGGLHNVLWLAFGILALGLIKSCLEAAGGRLAFRAARTELTRKRQLAVAALSQSSPTDRGRPASGKAASVIGEQAELIVLYLARFQPARIKASLVPFVILVFIMPVSWVAALVLLLAAPLIPIFMALIGWRAQAASERQLVATGGLNCFLLDRLRGLTTIRALDAVDATAGRLRHEAELLRARTMSVLKVAFLSSAVLELFAALGVAMIAVYVGFSLLGEIRFGTWSGRLDLEDGLFILLLAPAFFEPLRELSAVWHDRAAGESALKALDGLAADALPIAGAAEAVLTAGGKAPDIYLENLAFRYGADEPLVLDGFNLKIAAGEHLALLGASGCGKSTLLSLISGLAPCGGRIVVGGIELRDETAAILRGAMAWIGQKPHIFAGTVAANIALGRPGISRGNVADALDAVSLGKVADAYGSRPLGEGGIGLSGGEALRLAIARAACNPHLEIILADEPTAHLDAATAADVAESLLALARGRTLVVATHDPQLAARMHRTVRIDTDFVMREAAE is encoded by the coding sequence ATGGGCACTGCTTTCTTCGACGCGACAAACGAAGTGGAAATCCGGCCGCGCAATTGCGAGCCGCTATCGTCGCACTCCGACGCGGGAAAAGGCCAGTTGCGCAATGCGGCGATGCTGCAGGCGCTGGCCGCCGCCTTCTGGATCCCGCAGGCGGGATTGCTGGCCGTGTCGGTCGATCGTATTGCCGATGGCGGCGGGCTGCACAACGTGCTTTGGCTGGCCTTCGGCATCCTCGCCCTTGGATTGATAAAAAGCTGTCTGGAGGCGGCTGGCGGCCGTCTGGCCTTCCGGGCCGCACGCACGGAACTCACTCGCAAGCGCCAACTCGCTGTCGCTGCCCTTTCCCAATCGTCGCCGACCGACCGCGGCCGGCCGGCATCAGGCAAAGCCGCAAGCGTCATCGGCGAACAGGCCGAACTCATCGTGCTCTATCTCGCGCGCTTCCAGCCGGCACGCATCAAGGCGAGCCTTGTGCCGTTCGTCATCCTTGTCTTTATCATGCCGGTCTCCTGGGTCGCCGCTCTGGTCCTGCTGCTTGCCGCGCCGCTGATCCCCATCTTCATGGCGCTGATCGGTTGGCGCGCCCAGGCGGCAAGCGAAAGACAGCTTGTCGCAACCGGCGGTCTCAACTGCTTCCTGCTCGATCGGCTGCGCGGACTGACGACGATCCGCGCGCTCGACGCAGTCGATGCAACGGCCGGGCGGCTGCGTCACGAGGCGGAATTGCTGCGCGCGCGCACCATGTCCGTGCTGAAGGTCGCCTTTCTGTCCTCGGCGGTGCTCGAGCTTTTCGCCGCCCTCGGCGTGGCGATGATAGCCGTCTATGTCGGCTTCAGCCTGCTCGGCGAAATCCGCTTCGGAACCTGGTCAGGCCGGCTCGATCTGGAGGACGGCTTGTTCATCCTGCTGCTCGCGCCCGCCTTCTTCGAGCCGCTGCGTGAACTCTCGGCCGTTTGGCATGACCGGGCGGCCGGTGAATCGGCGCTGAAGGCCCTGGATGGGCTTGCCGCCGATGCTTTGCCGATCGCCGGGGCGGCTGAGGCAGTGTTAACCGCTGGCGGCAAGGCTCCTGACATCTACCTCGAAAATCTTGCCTTCCGTTACGGCGCCGACGAGCCGCTTGTCCTCGACGGCTTCAACCTAAAAATCGCTGCCGGTGAACATCTGGCGCTGCTCGGCGCCAGCGGTTGCGGCAAGTCGACGCTTCTTTCGCTGATATCAGGGCTGGCGCCATGTGGCGGCCGCATCGTCGTCGGCGGCATCGAACTTCGGGATGAAACTGCCGCCATCCTGAGGGGTGCGATGGCATGGATCGGCCAGAAGCCGCATATCTTTGCCGGCACCGTCGCGGCCAATATTGCGCTCGGAAGGCCCGGCATCTCACGCGGCAATGTGGCGGACGCGCTCGATGCCGTCAGCCTCGGAAAGGTGGCCGACGCCTATGGCAGCCGGCCGCTCGGAGAAGGCGGGATCGGGCTTTCCGGCGGCGAGGCGCTGCGGCTTGCGATCGCGCGCGCGGCCTGCAATCCGCATCTGGAGATCATTCTGGCCGACGAGCCGACCGCCCATCTCGACGCCGCCACCGCGGCTGATGTGGCAGAGAGCCTGCTTGCGCTCGCACGGGGCCGTACCCTCGTCGTTGCGACACACGATCCGCAGCTTGCTGCTCGCATGCATCGAACTGTCCGCATCGACACCGATTTCGTCATGAGGGAGGCCGCCGAATGA
- a CDS encoding ATP-binding cassette domain-containing protein — protein sequence MSFLVADIRPILILFFAERRRALLLGAALSAATVTAGIALLGLSGWFITATSLAGLSAVAAMTFDVFAPAAAIRLLAIIRTAARYGERLATHEATLGVLAALRERLFRGFAEPGAARALLRCPARLLFRLTADIDALDSLYLRILVPAAVAIGAALAASVVLGLMHPLFGLSFGLFLAGAGLGLPWIGGRAARKHARRRAHGIEALRSRTIDLVAGQTDLLMAGRLEAQRSAIAAADSYAAHADDGLNRVETGLAFGFGLVSALLLTASLLAVAALGETKAITAPVAALGLLVALAAVEPFAALRRGALELGRTLLAARRISPRLAAAAATEPLALPMPGYAFALAGASAFHENSAVPALESIKLALRQGERLAVIGASGAGKSSLLALLSGELQARSGTVAAVTATLLTQRTELFEDSLRGNLLLADPDASRAHLHDALAAAGLLADVDAMPQGLETRLGEGGLGLSGGQSRRLALARLFLRDTPLWLLDEPTEGLDGATARDVLQRLSAMAAGRSLVIATHIRREAAIADCIAVIEGGRISEISRRGEAAFEKALDRLRPD from the coding sequence ATGAGTTTCCTTGTTGCAGACATCAGACCGATCCTCATTCTGTTCTTTGCCGAGCGCCGGCGCGCGCTGCTGCTCGGTGCTGCGCTTTCGGCAGCGACGGTGACGGCGGGCATTGCACTGCTGGGCCTGTCCGGTTGGTTCATCACAGCCACCTCGCTTGCCGGCCTTTCGGCCGTGGCTGCCATGACCTTCGACGTCTTTGCGCCGGCTGCCGCCATCCGCCTGCTCGCCATCATCAGGACAGCGGCTCGCTACGGTGAAAGACTTGCCACCCATGAGGCGACGCTCGGTGTGCTCGCCGCGCTCCGCGAGAGGCTGTTTCGCGGCTTTGCCGAACCGGGTGCCGCCCGGGCTCTCTTGCGCTGCCCCGCGCGGTTGCTCTTCCGGCTGACGGCCGATATCGATGCGCTCGATTCCCTCTATCTCCGCATTCTCGTGCCGGCCGCCGTCGCAATCGGCGCAGCACTGGCTGCGAGCGTGGTGCTGGGGCTGATGCATCCCTTGTTCGGCCTATCCTTCGGCCTCTTTCTCGCCGGCGCCGGCCTCGGCCTGCCATGGATCGGCGGCCGCGCGGCGCGCAAGCATGCCCGCCGGCGCGCCCATGGCATCGAGGCCCTGCGCTCTCGGACGATCGATCTCGTCGCCGGCCAGACCGACCTGCTGATGGCCGGCCGGCTTGAGGCCCAGAGGAGCGCGATTGCTGCTGCCGACAGCTATGCCGCTCATGCCGATGACGGGCTGAATCGCGTCGAAACCGGTCTGGCCTTCGGCTTCGGCCTCGTCTCGGCCTTGCTGCTGACGGCTTCGTTGCTTGCCGTGGCGGCGCTTGGAGAGACGAAGGCGATCACCGCGCCTGTCGCGGCCCTCGGCCTGCTCGTCGCCTTGGCGGCCGTCGAACCCTTCGCGGCGCTGCGTCGCGGCGCCCTGGAACTCGGCCGGACGCTGCTGGCAGCGAGACGCATCTCGCCAAGGCTTGCCGCCGCGGCGGCAACGGAGCCATTGGCGCTACCGATGCCCGGATATGCCTTTGCACTTGCTGGCGCGTCCGCCTTCCATGAAAATTCCGCGGTGCCTGCTCTTGAGAGCATCAAGCTTGCGCTACGGCAGGGCGAACGGCTGGCAGTCATCGGCGCGAGCGGCGCGGGCAAATCAAGCCTGCTGGCTCTGCTTTCCGGCGAATTGCAGGCGAGGTCGGGAACCGTCGCCGCAGTGACGGCGACCCTGCTGACGCAACGGACGGAACTCTTCGAGGATAGTCTGCGCGGCAATCTGCTTCTTGCCGATCCGGATGCGAGCAGGGCCCATCTGCACGATGCGCTCGCCGCCGCCGGCCTGCTGGCCGATGTCGATGCCATGCCGCAAGGGCTTGAGACGCGGCTCGGCGAAGGCGGCCTCGGCCTTTCCGGCGGCCAATCGCGCCGGCTGGCGCTTGCCCGGCTTTTCCTGCGCGATACGCCGCTCTGGCTGCTAGACGAGCCGACCGAAGGCCTCGACGGCGCCACCGCCCGCGATGTGCTCCAGCGCCTGTCGGCGATGGCAGCGGGCCGCTCGCTTGTCATCGCGACCCATATCCGCCGCGAGGCCGCGATTGCAGACTGCATCGCCGTCATCGAAGGCGGCCGCATTTCAGAGATTTCGCGCCGCGGAGAGGCGGCGTTCGAAAAGGCGCTCGACCGGCTTCGGCCGGATTGA
- a CDS encoding cytochrome ubiquinol oxidase subunit I: MELDIVALSRFQFALTALYHFLFVPLTLGLSVLLAIMETVYVMTGRQIWRQMTKFWGTLFGINFVLGVATGIVMEFQFGMNWSYYSYYVGDIFGAPLAIEGLMAFFLEATFVGLFFFGWDKLSKVGHLVATWAVALGSNFSALWILIANGWMQNPVGSALNPQTMRMEITSFFDVVFNPVAQAKFVHTVSAGYVCASIFVLGVSAWYVIKGRHIELAKRSMTVAASFGLASALSVVVLGDESGYLATENQKMKLAAIEGMWKTEPAPAAFTAFGFPDQEARETHFAAHIPWVMGLIGTRSLTTEIPGIDKLEQQAETRIRDGIKAYDALMQIRAAPAQDQVAQEVRTSFEDLGHDLGYALLLKRYVDDPRQATDAQIAQAARDTIPHVPTLFWSFRIMVGLGIFFILLTSTFFWLSARRHLDKYPLLLRIAVLAIPLPWVAIELGWVVAEFGRQPWVIEGVLPTAAAVSSLGAGTVLLTIIGFAALYTVLIVIEMRLMIKAIRQGPEPDDEPEAVLISETLVPAAE, from the coding sequence ATGGAATTAGATATCGTCGCGCTATCGCGCTTCCAATTCGCGCTGACGGCGCTTTACCACTTCCTGTTCGTGCCGCTGACGCTCGGCCTTTCCGTGCTGCTGGCGATCATGGAAACCGTCTATGTCATGACTGGCCGCCAGATCTGGCGGCAGATGACGAAATTCTGGGGGACGCTGTTCGGCATCAATTTCGTGCTCGGCGTGGCCACCGGTATCGTCATGGAATTCCAGTTCGGCATGAACTGGAGCTATTACAGTTACTATGTCGGCGACATCTTCGGCGCGCCGCTGGCGATCGAGGGCCTGATGGCCTTCTTCCTCGAGGCGACCTTCGTCGGACTGTTCTTCTTCGGCTGGGACAAGCTGTCGAAGGTCGGCCACCTCGTCGCTACGTGGGCGGTGGCGCTCGGCTCTAACTTTTCCGCACTTTGGATCCTCATCGCCAACGGCTGGATGCAGAACCCGGTGGGATCGGCGCTCAATCCGCAGACGATGCGTATGGAGATAACAAGCTTCTTCGACGTCGTCTTCAACCCGGTCGCCCAGGCGAAATTCGTCCATACGGTGTCGGCGGGTTACGTCTGCGCTTCGATCTTCGTGCTCGGCGTCTCGGCCTGGTATGTGATCAAGGGCCGGCACATCGAACTGGCCAAGCGCTCGATGACGGTGGCGGCATCCTTCGGCCTTGCCTCGGCGCTGTCGGTGGTCGTGCTTGGCGACGAGAGCGGTTATCTCGCGACCGAGAACCAGAAGATGAAGCTTGCCGCCATCGAAGGCATGTGGAAGACCGAGCCGGCTCCGGCCGCCTTCACCGCCTTCGGTTTCCCGGATCAGGAAGCACGTGAAACACATTTCGCCGCGCATATCCCCTGGGTCATGGGTCTGATCGGCACGCGGTCGCTGACAACAGAGATTCCCGGTATCGACAAGCTCGAACAGCAGGCCGAAACCCGCATCCGCGACGGCATCAAGGCTTACGACGCGCTGATGCAGATCCGCGCCGCACCCGCACAGGATCAGGTGGCGCAGGAAGTCCGCACTTCCTTCGAGGATCTCGGCCACGATCTCGGTTACGCCCTTCTTCTGAAGCGCTATGTCGACGATCCGCGTCAGGCGACCGACGCGCAAATCGCTCAGGCGGCGCGCGATACCATCCCGCACGTGCCGACGCTCTTCTGGTCCTTCCGCATCATGGTCGGCCTCGGCATCTTCTTCATCCTGCTGACATCAACCTTTTTCTGGCTGTCGGCGCGGCGCCATCTCGACAAGTATCCGCTGCTTCTGAGGATTGCCGTTCTAGCGATTCCCCTCCCCTGGGTCGCCATCGAGCTTGGCTGGGTGGTTGCCGAATTTGGCCGCCAGCCCTGGGTGATCGAAGGCGTGCTGCCGACGGCGGCGGCCGTCTCCAGCCTCGGCGCAGGCACCGTGCTTTTGACGATCATCGGTTTTGCCGCGCTTTACACGGTGCTGATCGTCATCGAGATGAGGCTGATGATCAAGGCGATCCGCCAGGGACCGGAGCCGGACGACGAGCCGGAAGCCGTCCTGATTTCCGAAACCCTCGTCCCGGCCGCGGAGTGA
- the cydB gene encoding cytochrome d ubiquinol oxidase subunit II — translation MILHELIDYETLRVIWWLLLGVLLIAFATTGGFDLGVGTLLPFVARTDTERRVAINTIGATWEGNQVWLILGGGAIFAAWPPLYAVSFSGFYLAMFAILLALILRPVGFKYRSKRDSSRWRNGWDWALFIGGFVPALIFGVAVGNVLQGVPFRFADDMRIFYEGSFFALLNPYALLCGLLSVAMLTMHGAAWLVLKARGPVAERARSYGSIAALAAILLFALGGLFLWFGVGGYRITSDISPIGPSNPLLKTVVIEKSAWLANYTAHSWMILAPVLGFAGAALAFIAMRARREVMTLLFSKVAIFGIISTVGLSMFPFILPSSLDPRSSLTVWDASSSHMTLFIMLVVSVIFLPIIFAYTAWVYKVLWGKVDEKSVTDKNSHAY, via the coding sequence ATGATCCTTCACGAACTCATCGATTATGAAACCCTGCGCGTCATCTGGTGGCTGCTGCTCGGCGTGCTGCTGATCGCCTTTGCGACGACAGGTGGCTTCGACCTTGGCGTCGGCACGCTGCTGCCTTTCGTCGCCAGGACCGATACGGAACGGCGCGTGGCGATCAACACGATCGGCGCCACCTGGGAAGGCAACCAGGTCTGGCTGATCCTCGGTGGCGGCGCCATCTTCGCCGCATGGCCGCCGCTTTATGCAGTCTCCTTCTCGGGCTTTTATCTCGCGATGTTTGCGATCCTCCTAGCGCTCATTCTTCGTCCGGTGGGTTTCAAATATCGGTCAAAGCGGGACAGTTCGCGCTGGCGCAACGGCTGGGACTGGGCGCTCTTCATCGGCGGCTTCGTGCCGGCGCTGATCTTCGGCGTCGCCGTCGGCAATGTGCTGCAGGGCGTGCCCTTCCGCTTCGCCGACGATATGCGGATTTTCTACGAAGGCTCGTTCTTTGCCTTGCTCAACCCCTATGCGTTGCTCTGCGGCCTGCTCTCCGTCGCCATGCTGACCATGCATGGCGCGGCCTGGCTGGTGCTGAAGGCGCGCGGGCCGGTTGCGGAACGGGCGAGGAGTTATGGCAGCATCGCCGCCCTTGCCGCGATCTTGCTGTTTGCCCTCGGGGGCCTCTTCCTGTGGTTCGGTGTCGGCGGCTACCGTATCACCAGCGATATCAGCCCGATCGGACCTTCCAATCCGCTGCTGAAAACGGTGGTGATCGAAAAGAGCGCCTGGCTTGCCAATTACACCGCCCATTCCTGGATGATCCTGGCACCCGTCCTCGGCTTTGCCGGTGCGGCATTGGCCTTCATCGCCATGCGGGCAAGGCGCGAGGTGATGACGCTGCTCTTCAGCAAAGTCGCGATCTTTGGCATCATTTCGACGGTCGGTCTCTCGATGTTCCCGTTCATCCTGCCCTCCTCGCTCGATCCGCGATCGAGCCTGACGGTCTGGGATGCATCCTCCAGCCATATGACGCTGTTCATCATGCTCGTCGTGTCGGTAATTTTCCTGCCGATCATCTTTGCCTACACCGCCTGGGTCTACAAGGTTTTGTGGGGCAAGGTCGACGAGAAGTCCGTCACCGACAAGAACAGTCACGCTTACTGA
- the cydX gene encoding cytochrome bd-I oxidase subunit CydX: protein MWYFAWILGLPLAAAFAVLNAMWYELMDDAARKKASEAQK, encoded by the coding sequence ATGTGGTATTTCGCATGGATCCTTGGCCTGCCGCTGGCAGCCGCCTTCGCCGTCCTCAACGCCATGTGGTACGAGCTGATGGACGATGCCGCCAGAAAGAAGGCGTCAGAGGCGCAGAAGTAG